From Toxorhynchites rutilus septentrionalis strain SRP chromosome 2, ASM2978413v1, whole genome shotgun sequence, a single genomic window includes:
- the LOC129768130 gene encoding transcription factor grauzone-like has product MDDQIKEICRLCLDPSEKSGCNSIKDLTMRSKLQTVFKFELPEKQSFPCEICQVCSSKVDEFHSFHETVRLNQDQLKATPVNVSVPQYVDIKQELSPCAASQNDESLASNASDSNEENDMIVEVGMLPTQEDLKDELSESEEDEDRRPLRRKRKQRAAKLKTFAKMKQARKNDLHKDKNEKVSEDNKKIQEFFTISCEFCSEEFDSFDRLQKHTRKSHNSRGSLTCCNRVFYKKCKIIEHIDSHLNPNQFHCGLCNKSYSNKYYLDLHNLRKHCINEEKPYKCEKCGQGFPKEWLLKAHFNTHIQAECTICHKVLASASTLKIHMVNMHSGDSKHICDTCGQEFRTKLGMERHIKQHMGINPIERIQCHICSKWVNGKPNLKIHVKTVHSEENQTVTCDVCNQIYPNIRALSSHKRRVHVEEKFECEFCGKKFKRSIYLKEHRASHTGQSLYSCDVCGMTTNSNANLYSHKKSKHPEEWLEARKKAMANAYG; this is encoded by the exons ATGGATGACCAGATAAAGGAAATATGCCGCCTATGTTTAGATCCCAGCGAAAAGTCTGGCTGTAATTCAATCAAAGATTTGACAATGCGATCCAAGCTGCAAACTGTTTTCAAATTCGAG CTTCCCGAAAAACAATCCTTCCCTTGTGAGATTTGCCAAGTGTGTTCGTCCAAAGTGGATGAATTTCACTCCTTTCATGAAACAGTTCGACTAAATCAGGATCAGTTGAAAGCTACACCCGTCAATGTGAGCGTTCCACAATACGTGGATATAAAACAGGAACTATCTCCATGCGCGGCTAGCCAGAATGATGAGTCTCTAGCATCTAATGCTTCCGATTCTAATGAGGAGAATGATATGATCGTAGAGGTGGGTATGTTGCCCACGCAAGAGGATCTCAAAGACGAGCTGTCCGAGTCTGAGGAAGATGAAGATAGAAGACCTCTTCGAAGAAAACGCAAACAGAGAGCTGCTAAGCTGAAAACATTTGCGAAGATGAAACAAGCGCGAAAAAATGATCTCCACAAGgacaaaaacgaaaaagtgTCAGAAGATAACAAGAAAATTCAAGAATTCTTCACCATTAGTTGTGAATTTTGCTCTGAAGAGTTTGATTCGTTCGATAGACTACAAAAGCACACCCGCAAATCACACAATTCCCGTGGAAGCCTTACATGTTGCAATCGTGTTTTCTACAAGAAGTGCAAAATAATCGAACATATCGATTCCCATTTGAATCCGAATCAGTTCCACTGTGGTTTGTGTAACAAAAGCTACAGCAATAAGTATTATCTAGATTTGCACAatctaagaaaacattgtatcaACGAGGAAAAACCATACAAGTGCGAGAAGTGTGGTCAAGGATTTCCGAAAGAATGGTTACTGAAAGCCCATTTCAATACCCACATTCAGGCGGAATGTACGATTTGTCACAAGGTTCTGGCGAGTGCGTCCACTTTGAAAATTCACATGGTAAACATGCACAGCGGTGATTCGAAGCACATCTGCGACACGTGTGGGCAGGAGTTCCGCACAAAGTTGGGCATGGAACGGCACATAAAACAGCACATGGGCATCAATCCGATCGAACGAATTCAGTGCCACATCTGCAGCAAATGGGTCAACGGGAAGCCAAATCTGAAGATTCACGTGAAGACGGTACATAGCGAGGAAAACCAGACGGTCACTTGCGATGTGTGCAACCAAATATACCCGAACATCCGCGCTCTCAGTAGCCACAAACGCCGTGTGCATGTGGAGGAAAAGTTCGAGTGTGAATTTTGCGGGAAGAAATTCAAGAGGAGTATCTATTTGAAGGAGCATCGTGCTTCTCACACGGGGCAATCTCTCTACTCCTGTGATGTGTGCGGAATGACGACCAATTCCAACGCGAACCTCTATTCACACAAAAAGAGCAAACATCCGGAGGAATGGCTGGAGGCACGCAAAAAGGCCATGGCGAACGCTTATGGCTAG
- the LOC129770965 gene encoding transcription factor grauzone-like: MDKQIKEICRLCLDPSEKSSCSSIKDLAMRSKLKTVFKFELPEEESFPCEICHECSSKVDEFHSFHETVRLNQDQLKAEPADLNALQYVEIKQEPSPCAAKQDDESPASQNDIKDELSDSEEEDARKPLRRKRKQRASAAKTVTKMKQARRNDPDKDKNEKVAEENKKIQEFLNISCKFCSEKFDSFDRLQKHTRKSHNSRGSLTCCNRVFYKKCRIIEHIDSHLNPNQFLCGLCNKSYCSQNSLDLHNLRKHCINEEKPFKCEKCGQGFPKEWLLKVHYTTHIPAECTICHKVLASASTLKTHMVTIHTGNSKHICDTCGQEFRTKLGLERHIKQHMGIDPIERVQCHICSKWVKGKSCLKIHIKTVHSEENQSVTCDVCHQIYPNMRALGCHKRGVHAEEKFECEICGKKFKRSIYLKEHRASHTGQSLYSCDVCGMMTNSNANLYSHKKSKHPEEWLEARKKAMANAYG; the protein is encoded by the exons ATGGACAAACAGATAAAGGAAATATGCCGTCTATGCTTAGATCCCAGCGAAAAGTCTAGCTGTAGTTCGATCAAAGATTTGGCAATGCGGTCCAAGCTGAAAACTGTGTTCAAATTTGAG CTTCCCGAAGAAGAATCCTTCCCTTGTGAGATTTGCCACGAGTGTTCGTCCAAAGTGGATGAATTTCACTCTTTTCATGAAACTGTTCGGCTGAATCAGGATCAACTGAAAGCTGAACCCGCCGATTTGAATGCTCTACAATACGTGGAAATAAAGCAGGAACCATCTCCATGCGCGGCTAAACAGGATGATGAGTCACCAGCTTCACAAAATGATATAAAGGACGAGCTATCTGATTCTGAGGAGGAAGATGCCAGAAAACCTCTTCGAAGAAAGCGCAAACAGAGAGCTTCAGCAGCGAAAACGGTTACGAAGATGAAACAAGCGCGGAGAAATGATCCCGATAAGgataaaaacgaaaaggtgGCTGAAGAGAACAAGAAAATTCAAGAATTCTTAAATATTAGTTGTAAATTTTGTTCTGAAAAGTTTGATTCGTTCGATAGACTACAAAAGCACACCCGCAAATCACACAATTCCCGTGGAAGCCTTACATGTTGCAATCGTGTTTTCTACAAGAAGTGCAGAATAATCGAGCATATTGATTCTCATTTGAATCCGAATCAGTTCCTTTGTGGCTTGTGTAACAAAAGCTACTGCAGTCAGAATTCTCTGGATTTGCACAATTTGAGAAAACATTGCATCAACGAGGAAAAACCATTCAAGTGCGAAAAATGTGGCCAAGGATTCCCGAAGGAATGGTTATTGAAAGTCCATTACACTACGCACATTCCGGCGGAATGTACGATCTGTCATAAGGTTTTGGCAAGTGCGTCTACTCTGAAAACTCACATGGTAACCATACACACGGGTAATTCGAAGCACATCTGCGACACGTGTGGACAGGAGTTCCGAACCAAGCTGGGCTTGGAACGGCACATCAAACAGCATATGGGTATCGATCCGATCGAACGAGTTCAGTGCCACATTTGCAGCAAATGGGTCAAGGGAAAGTCATGCCTGAAGATCCACATAAAAACGGTGCATAGTGAGGAAAACCAGTCGGTCACTTGCGATGTGTGCCACCAAATATACCCAAATATGCGCGCTCTCGGTTGTCACAAACGCGGTGTCCACGCGGAGGAAAAGTTCGAGTGTGAAATTTGTGGGAAGAAATTCAAAAGGAGTATCTATTTGAAGGAACATCGTGCTTCCCACACGGGTCAATCGCTGTATTCCTGTGATGTGTGCGGAATGATGACCAATTCCAATGCGAACCTCTACTCGCACAAAAAGAGCAAACATCCGGAGGAATGGCTGGAGGCACGCAAAAAGGCCATGGCGAACGCTTATGGGTAg